A genomic region of Platichthys flesus chromosome 4, fPlaFle2.1, whole genome shotgun sequence contains the following coding sequences:
- the LOC133951287 gene encoding uncharacterized protein LOC133951287 isoform X8, translating to MNADKWIFPLALCFLCASSNDEQHFEKLCGQNPYLCEMHTVSTPLGSSVLLPCNFTTSGLGWVSWVRASGENLLHLMSDGHVQFMLPKEGRVKVFPNQGSRGNYPIMIDDLQDSDLGCYCCLQGNKCHQVDLHVTTDTLSEETWRLIYICVGVVTFILLGVGSYFLHKKMTQDNTTNLVGVDIEGADNHSLVYVNQDEISNQPTMSATVENHERGFRKKKAKANREYNNPIYNRSQEQLNQ from the exons ATGAATGCAGACAAGTGGATTTTCCCTTTAGCTCTGTGCTTCCTTTGTGCATCTTCAAACG atgagcagcactttgagaAATTGTGCGGGCAGAATCCGTATCTGTGTGAGATGCACACAGTCAGCACTCCACTTGGCTCGTCTGTGCTTCTTCCATGCAACTTTACAACCAGCGGCCTTGGGTGGGTGTCGTGGGTCCGCGCTTCCGGGGAAAACCTTCTCCATCTCATGTCTGATGGCCACGTGCAGTTCATGCTGCCCAAAGAGGGCCGTGTGAAAGTGTTCCCAAACCAGGGCTCGAGGGGGAACTACCCCATCATGATCGATGACCTTCAGGACTCTGACCTGGGGTGTTACTGCTGCTTGCAAGGAAATAAGTGTCATCAGGTGGACTTGCATGTCACAACAG ACACACTGAGTGAAGAGACATGGCGTCTGATCTACATCTGTGTTGGTGTGGTAACGTTCATCCTGCTGGGCGTCGGCAGCTACT tcctCCACAAAAAGATGACGCAGGACAATACCACCAATCTTGTAGGCGTAGATATTGAGG GAGCCGACAACCATAGTCTTGTTTACG TTAACCAAGATGAAATCAGCAATCAACCAACCATGTCAGCTACAGTGGAGAATCATGAGCGAG GTTTCAGGAAGAAGAAAGCCAAAGCGA ATCGTGAATACAACAATCCGATTTACAACAGAAGCCAAGAGCAGCTCAACCAATAG
- the LOC133951287 gene encoding uncharacterized protein LOC133951287 isoform X4 yields MNADKWIFPLALCFLCASSNDEQHFEKLCGQNPYLCEMHTVSTPLGSSVLLPCNFTTSGLGWVSWVRASGENLLHLMSDGHVQFMLPKEGRVKVFPNQGSRGNYPIMIDDLQDSDLGCYCCLQGNKCHQVDLHVTTDTLSEETWRLIYICVGVVTFILLGVGSYFLHKKMTQDNTTNLVGVDIEVSDQPTPTDREPQHEELGGADNHSLVYENDDQDPANQQGDLKINYCSTVGLPDLYRAQTTPSTVYANLNQFNFVMVESQRTTHRFQREVYDRSGKSCFTQHDYVNQDEISNQPTMSATVENHERGFRKKKAKANREYNNPIYNRSQEQLNQ; encoded by the exons ATGAATGCAGACAAGTGGATTTTCCCTTTAGCTCTGTGCTTCCTTTGTGCATCTTCAAACG atgagcagcactttgagaAATTGTGCGGGCAGAATCCGTATCTGTGTGAGATGCACACAGTCAGCACTCCACTTGGCTCGTCTGTGCTTCTTCCATGCAACTTTACAACCAGCGGCCTTGGGTGGGTGTCGTGGGTCCGCGCTTCCGGGGAAAACCTTCTCCATCTCATGTCTGATGGCCACGTGCAGTTCATGCTGCCCAAAGAGGGCCGTGTGAAAGTGTTCCCAAACCAGGGCTCGAGGGGGAACTACCCCATCATGATCGATGACCTTCAGGACTCTGACCTGGGGTGTTACTGCTGCTTGCAAGGAAATAAGTGTCATCAGGTGGACTTGCATGTCACAACAG ACACACTGAGTGAAGAGACATGGCGTCTGATCTACATCTGTGTTGGTGTGGTAACGTTCATCCTGCTGGGCGTCGGCAGCTACT tcctCCACAAAAAGATGACGCAGGACAATACCACCAATCTTGTAGGCGTAGATATTGAGG TCAGTGACCAACCTACACCCACAGACCGAGAGCCACAACATGAAGAACTCGGAG GAGCCGACAACCATAGTCTTGTTTACG agaACGACGACCAGGACCCAGCCAACCAGCAGGGGGACCTTAAAATAAACTATTGTAGTACTGTAGGTCTCCCTGATCTATACAGAGCTCAGACAACTCCGAGCACCGTATATGCAAACTTGAACCAGTTTAATTTTGTGATGGTGGAGAGTCAGAGAACTACGCACAGATTCCAAAGAG AAGTCTACGACAGATCAGGCAAATCCTGTTTCACTCAACATGATTATG TTAACCAAGATGAAATCAGCAATCAACCAACCATGTCAGCTACAGTGGAGAATCATGAGCGAG GTTTCAGGAAGAAGAAAGCCAAAGCGA ATCGTGAATACAACAATCCGATTTACAACAGAAGCCAAGAGCAGCTCAACCAATAG
- the LOC133951287 gene encoding uncharacterized protein LOC133951287 isoform X7: MNADKWIFPLALCFLCASSNDEQHFEKLCGQNPYLCEMHTVSTPLGSSVLLPCNFTTSGLGWVSWVRASGENLLHLMSDGHVQFMLPKEGRVKVFPNQGSRGNYPIMIDDLQDSDLGCYCCLQGNKCHQVDLHVTTDTLSEETWRLIYICVGVVTFILLGVGSYFLHKKMTQDNTTNLVGVDIEVSDQPTPTDREPQHEELGVNQDEISNQPTMSATVENHERGFRKKKAKANREYNNPIYNRSQEQLNQ, encoded by the exons ATGAATGCAGACAAGTGGATTTTCCCTTTAGCTCTGTGCTTCCTTTGTGCATCTTCAAACG atgagcagcactttgagaAATTGTGCGGGCAGAATCCGTATCTGTGTGAGATGCACACAGTCAGCACTCCACTTGGCTCGTCTGTGCTTCTTCCATGCAACTTTACAACCAGCGGCCTTGGGTGGGTGTCGTGGGTCCGCGCTTCCGGGGAAAACCTTCTCCATCTCATGTCTGATGGCCACGTGCAGTTCATGCTGCCCAAAGAGGGCCGTGTGAAAGTGTTCCCAAACCAGGGCTCGAGGGGGAACTACCCCATCATGATCGATGACCTTCAGGACTCTGACCTGGGGTGTTACTGCTGCTTGCAAGGAAATAAGTGTCATCAGGTGGACTTGCATGTCACAACAG ACACACTGAGTGAAGAGACATGGCGTCTGATCTACATCTGTGTTGGTGTGGTAACGTTCATCCTGCTGGGCGTCGGCAGCTACT tcctCCACAAAAAGATGACGCAGGACAATACCACCAATCTTGTAGGCGTAGATATTGAGG TCAGTGACCAACCTACACCCACAGACCGAGAGCCACAACATGAAGAACTCGGAG TTAACCAAGATGAAATCAGCAATCAACCAACCATGTCAGCTACAGTGGAGAATCATGAGCGAG GTTTCAGGAAGAAGAAAGCCAAAGCGA ATCGTGAATACAACAATCCGATTTACAACAGAAGCCAAGAGCAGCTCAACCAATAG
- the LOC133951287 gene encoding uncharacterized protein LOC133951287 isoform X2: MNADKWIFPLALCFLCASSNDEQHFEKLCGQNPYLCEMHTVSTPLGSSVLLPCNFTTSGLGWVSWVRASGENLLHLMSDGHVQFMLPKEGRVKVFPNQGSRGNYPIMIDDLQDSDLGCYCCLQGNKCHQVDLHVTTDTLSEETWRLIYICVGVVTFILLGVGSYFLHKKMTQDNTTNLVGVDIEDREPQHEELGGADNHSLVYENDDQDPANQQGDLKINYCSTVGLPDLYRAQTTPSTVYANLNQFNFVMVESQRTTHRFQREVYDRSGKSCFTQHDYGNFYILHDFHTVRNFTNFFYCIVNQDEISNQPTMSATVENHERGFRKKKAKANREYNNPIYNRSQEQLNQ, translated from the exons ATGAATGCAGACAAGTGGATTTTCCCTTTAGCTCTGTGCTTCCTTTGTGCATCTTCAAACG atgagcagcactttgagaAATTGTGCGGGCAGAATCCGTATCTGTGTGAGATGCACACAGTCAGCACTCCACTTGGCTCGTCTGTGCTTCTTCCATGCAACTTTACAACCAGCGGCCTTGGGTGGGTGTCGTGGGTCCGCGCTTCCGGGGAAAACCTTCTCCATCTCATGTCTGATGGCCACGTGCAGTTCATGCTGCCCAAAGAGGGCCGTGTGAAAGTGTTCCCAAACCAGGGCTCGAGGGGGAACTACCCCATCATGATCGATGACCTTCAGGACTCTGACCTGGGGTGTTACTGCTGCTTGCAAGGAAATAAGTGTCATCAGGTGGACTTGCATGTCACAACAG ACACACTGAGTGAAGAGACATGGCGTCTGATCTACATCTGTGTTGGTGTGGTAACGTTCATCCTGCTGGGCGTCGGCAGCTACT tcctCCACAAAAAGATGACGCAGGACAATACCACCAATCTTGTAGGCGTAGATATTGAGG ACCGAGAGCCACAACATGAAGAACTCGGAG GAGCCGACAACCATAGTCTTGTTTACG agaACGACGACCAGGACCCAGCCAACCAGCAGGGGGACCTTAAAATAAACTATTGTAGTACTGTAGGTCTCCCTGATCTATACAGAGCTCAGACAACTCCGAGCACCGTATATGCAAACTTGAACCAGTTTAATTTTGTGATGGTGGAGAGTCAGAGAACTACGCACAGATTCCAAAGAG AAGTCTACGACAGATCAGGCAAATCCTGTTTCACTCAACATGATTATGGTAATTTTTATATTCTTCATGATTTCCATACTGTCAGGAATTTCACTAATTTCTTTTATTGCATAGTTAACCAAGATGAAATCAGCAATCAACCAACCATGTCAGCTACAGTGGAGAATCATGAGCGAG GTTTCAGGAAGAAGAAAGCCAAAGCGA ATCGTGAATACAACAATCCGATTTACAACAGAAGCCAAGAGCAGCTCAACCAATAG
- the LOC133951287 gene encoding uncharacterized protein LOC133951287 isoform X1 produces the protein MNADKWIFPLALCFLCASSNDEQHFEKLCGQNPYLCEMHTVSTPLGSSVLLPCNFTTSGLGWVSWVRASGENLLHLMSDGHVQFMLPKEGRVKVFPNQGSRGNYPIMIDDLQDSDLGCYCCLQGNKCHQVDLHVTTDTLSEETWRLIYICVGVVTFILLGVGSYFLHKKMTQDNTTNLVGVDIEVSDQPTPTDREPQHEELGGADNHSLVYENDDQDPANQQGDLKINYCSTVGLPDLYRAQTTPSTVYANLNQFNFVMVESQRTTHRFQREVYDRSGKSCFTQHDYGNFYILHDFHTVRNFTNFFYCIVNQDEISNQPTMSATVENHERGFRKKKAKANREYNNPIYNRSQEQLNQ, from the exons ATGAATGCAGACAAGTGGATTTTCCCTTTAGCTCTGTGCTTCCTTTGTGCATCTTCAAACG atgagcagcactttgagaAATTGTGCGGGCAGAATCCGTATCTGTGTGAGATGCACACAGTCAGCACTCCACTTGGCTCGTCTGTGCTTCTTCCATGCAACTTTACAACCAGCGGCCTTGGGTGGGTGTCGTGGGTCCGCGCTTCCGGGGAAAACCTTCTCCATCTCATGTCTGATGGCCACGTGCAGTTCATGCTGCCCAAAGAGGGCCGTGTGAAAGTGTTCCCAAACCAGGGCTCGAGGGGGAACTACCCCATCATGATCGATGACCTTCAGGACTCTGACCTGGGGTGTTACTGCTGCTTGCAAGGAAATAAGTGTCATCAGGTGGACTTGCATGTCACAACAG ACACACTGAGTGAAGAGACATGGCGTCTGATCTACATCTGTGTTGGTGTGGTAACGTTCATCCTGCTGGGCGTCGGCAGCTACT tcctCCACAAAAAGATGACGCAGGACAATACCACCAATCTTGTAGGCGTAGATATTGAGG TCAGTGACCAACCTACACCCACAGACCGAGAGCCACAACATGAAGAACTCGGAG GAGCCGACAACCATAGTCTTGTTTACG agaACGACGACCAGGACCCAGCCAACCAGCAGGGGGACCTTAAAATAAACTATTGTAGTACTGTAGGTCTCCCTGATCTATACAGAGCTCAGACAACTCCGAGCACCGTATATGCAAACTTGAACCAGTTTAATTTTGTGATGGTGGAGAGTCAGAGAACTACGCACAGATTCCAAAGAG AAGTCTACGACAGATCAGGCAAATCCTGTTTCACTCAACATGATTATGGTAATTTTTATATTCTTCATGATTTCCATACTGTCAGGAATTTCACTAATTTCTTTTATTGCATAGTTAACCAAGATGAAATCAGCAATCAACCAACCATGTCAGCTACAGTGGAGAATCATGAGCGAG GTTTCAGGAAGAAGAAAGCCAAAGCGA ATCGTGAATACAACAATCCGATTTACAACAGAAGCCAAGAGCAGCTCAACCAATAG
- the LOC133951287 gene encoding uncharacterized protein LOC133951287 isoform X5 yields MNADKWIFPLALCFLCASSNDEQHFEKLCGQNPYLCEMHTVSTPLGSSVLLPCNFTTSGLGWVSWVRASGENLLHLMSDGHVQFMLPKEGRVKVFPNQGSRGNYPIMIDDLQDSDLGCYCCLQGNKCHQVDLHVTTDTLSEETWRLIYICVGVVTFILLGVGSYFLHKKMTQDNTTNLVGVDIEVSDQPTPTDREPQHEELGGADNHSLVYENDDQDPANQQGDLKINYCSTVGLPDLYRAQTTPSTVYANLNQFNFVMVESQRTTHRFQRVNQDEISNQPTMSATVENHERGFRKKKAKANREYNNPIYNRSQEQLNQ; encoded by the exons ATGAATGCAGACAAGTGGATTTTCCCTTTAGCTCTGTGCTTCCTTTGTGCATCTTCAAACG atgagcagcactttgagaAATTGTGCGGGCAGAATCCGTATCTGTGTGAGATGCACACAGTCAGCACTCCACTTGGCTCGTCTGTGCTTCTTCCATGCAACTTTACAACCAGCGGCCTTGGGTGGGTGTCGTGGGTCCGCGCTTCCGGGGAAAACCTTCTCCATCTCATGTCTGATGGCCACGTGCAGTTCATGCTGCCCAAAGAGGGCCGTGTGAAAGTGTTCCCAAACCAGGGCTCGAGGGGGAACTACCCCATCATGATCGATGACCTTCAGGACTCTGACCTGGGGTGTTACTGCTGCTTGCAAGGAAATAAGTGTCATCAGGTGGACTTGCATGTCACAACAG ACACACTGAGTGAAGAGACATGGCGTCTGATCTACATCTGTGTTGGTGTGGTAACGTTCATCCTGCTGGGCGTCGGCAGCTACT tcctCCACAAAAAGATGACGCAGGACAATACCACCAATCTTGTAGGCGTAGATATTGAGG TCAGTGACCAACCTACACCCACAGACCGAGAGCCACAACATGAAGAACTCGGAG GAGCCGACAACCATAGTCTTGTTTACG agaACGACGACCAGGACCCAGCCAACCAGCAGGGGGACCTTAAAATAAACTATTGTAGTACTGTAGGTCTCCCTGATCTATACAGAGCTCAGACAACTCCGAGCACCGTATATGCAAACTTGAACCAGTTTAATTTTGTGATGGTGGAGAGTCAGAGAACTACGCACAGATTCCAAAGAG TTAACCAAGATGAAATCAGCAATCAACCAACCATGTCAGCTACAGTGGAGAATCATGAGCGAG GTTTCAGGAAGAAGAAAGCCAAAGCGA ATCGTGAATACAACAATCCGATTTACAACAGAAGCCAAGAGCAGCTCAACCAATAG
- the LOC133951287 gene encoding uncharacterized protein LOC133951287 isoform X6 produces MNADKWIFPLALCFLCASSNDEQHFEKLCGQNPYLCEMHTVSTPLGSSVLLPCNFTTSGLGWVSWVRASGENLLHLMSDGHVQFMLPKEGRVKVFPNQGSRGNYPIMIDDLQDSDLGCYCCLQGNKCHQVDLHVTTDTLSEETWRLIYICVGVVTFILLGVGSYFLHKKMTQDNTTNLVGVDIEVSDQPTPTDREPQHEELGGADNHSLVYVNQDEISNQPTMSATVENHERGFRKKKAKANREYNNPIYNRSQEQLNQ; encoded by the exons ATGAATGCAGACAAGTGGATTTTCCCTTTAGCTCTGTGCTTCCTTTGTGCATCTTCAAACG atgagcagcactttgagaAATTGTGCGGGCAGAATCCGTATCTGTGTGAGATGCACACAGTCAGCACTCCACTTGGCTCGTCTGTGCTTCTTCCATGCAACTTTACAACCAGCGGCCTTGGGTGGGTGTCGTGGGTCCGCGCTTCCGGGGAAAACCTTCTCCATCTCATGTCTGATGGCCACGTGCAGTTCATGCTGCCCAAAGAGGGCCGTGTGAAAGTGTTCCCAAACCAGGGCTCGAGGGGGAACTACCCCATCATGATCGATGACCTTCAGGACTCTGACCTGGGGTGTTACTGCTGCTTGCAAGGAAATAAGTGTCATCAGGTGGACTTGCATGTCACAACAG ACACACTGAGTGAAGAGACATGGCGTCTGATCTACATCTGTGTTGGTGTGGTAACGTTCATCCTGCTGGGCGTCGGCAGCTACT tcctCCACAAAAAGATGACGCAGGACAATACCACCAATCTTGTAGGCGTAGATATTGAGG TCAGTGACCAACCTACACCCACAGACCGAGAGCCACAACATGAAGAACTCGGAG GAGCCGACAACCATAGTCTTGTTTACG TTAACCAAGATGAAATCAGCAATCAACCAACCATGTCAGCTACAGTGGAGAATCATGAGCGAG GTTTCAGGAAGAAGAAAGCCAAAGCGA ATCGTGAATACAACAATCCGATTTACAACAGAAGCCAAGAGCAGCTCAACCAATAG
- the LOC133951287 gene encoding uncharacterized protein LOC133951287 isoform X3, which produces MNADKWIFPLALCFLCASSNDEQHFEKLCGQNPYLCEMHTVSTPLGSSVLLPCNFTTSGLGWVSWVRASGENLLHLMSDGHVQFMLPKEGRVKVFPNQGSRGNYPIMIDDLQDSDLGCYCCLQGNKCHQVDLHVTTDTLSEETWRLIYICVGVVTFILLGVGSYFLHKKMTQDNTTNLVGVDIEGADNHSLVYENDDQDPANQQGDLKINYCSTVGLPDLYRAQTTPSTVYANLNQFNFVMVESQRTTHRFQREVYDRSGKSCFTQHDYGNFYILHDFHTVRNFTNFFYCIVNQDEISNQPTMSATVENHERGFRKKKAKANREYNNPIYNRSQEQLNQ; this is translated from the exons ATGAATGCAGACAAGTGGATTTTCCCTTTAGCTCTGTGCTTCCTTTGTGCATCTTCAAACG atgagcagcactttgagaAATTGTGCGGGCAGAATCCGTATCTGTGTGAGATGCACACAGTCAGCACTCCACTTGGCTCGTCTGTGCTTCTTCCATGCAACTTTACAACCAGCGGCCTTGGGTGGGTGTCGTGGGTCCGCGCTTCCGGGGAAAACCTTCTCCATCTCATGTCTGATGGCCACGTGCAGTTCATGCTGCCCAAAGAGGGCCGTGTGAAAGTGTTCCCAAACCAGGGCTCGAGGGGGAACTACCCCATCATGATCGATGACCTTCAGGACTCTGACCTGGGGTGTTACTGCTGCTTGCAAGGAAATAAGTGTCATCAGGTGGACTTGCATGTCACAACAG ACACACTGAGTGAAGAGACATGGCGTCTGATCTACATCTGTGTTGGTGTGGTAACGTTCATCCTGCTGGGCGTCGGCAGCTACT tcctCCACAAAAAGATGACGCAGGACAATACCACCAATCTTGTAGGCGTAGATATTGAGG GAGCCGACAACCATAGTCTTGTTTACG agaACGACGACCAGGACCCAGCCAACCAGCAGGGGGACCTTAAAATAAACTATTGTAGTACTGTAGGTCTCCCTGATCTATACAGAGCTCAGACAACTCCGAGCACCGTATATGCAAACTTGAACCAGTTTAATTTTGTGATGGTGGAGAGTCAGAGAACTACGCACAGATTCCAAAGAG AAGTCTACGACAGATCAGGCAAATCCTGTTTCACTCAACATGATTATGGTAATTTTTATATTCTTCATGATTTCCATACTGTCAGGAATTTCACTAATTTCTTTTATTGCATAGTTAACCAAGATGAAATCAGCAATCAACCAACCATGTCAGCTACAGTGGAGAATCATGAGCGAG GTTTCAGGAAGAAGAAAGCCAAAGCGA ATCGTGAATACAACAATCCGATTTACAACAGAAGCCAAGAGCAGCTCAACCAATAG